A portion of the Alphaproteobacteria bacterium genome contains these proteins:
- a CDS encoding gamma carbonic anhydrase family protein yields MPILAYRAVLPRIAPDAFVASTAVVAGDVWVGAQTGLWFGVIVRGDVNVVRIGARTNIQDGTVVHVSRIGQGTHIGDDVTVGHMALLHDCTLHDGCFVGMQACVMDGAVVESGAMVAAGALVTPGKRVPAGEVWAGRPAKAIRRLTPEEAADIPASAARYAALAAEYRDAG; encoded by the coding sequence TCGCGCCCGACGCCTTCGTCGCCTCGACGGCGGTGGTCGCCGGCGACGTCTGGGTCGGCGCGCAGACCGGCCTGTGGTTCGGCGTGATCGTGCGCGGCGATGTGAATGTGGTGCGAATCGGCGCGCGCACCAACATCCAGGACGGCACGGTGGTGCATGTGTCGCGGATCGGGCAGGGCACCCATATCGGCGACGACGTCACGGTCGGCCACATGGCGCTGCTGCACGACTGCACCCTGCACGACGGCTGCTTCGTCGGCATGCAGGCCTGCGTGATGGACGGCGCGGTGGTGGAAAGCGGCGCGATGGTCGCCGCCGGCGCGCTGGTGACGCCGGGCAAGCGCGTGCCGGCCGGCGAGGTCTGGGCCGGCCGGCCGGCCAAGGCGATCCGCCGGCTGACGCCGGAAGAGGCGGCCGACATCCCGGCCAGCGCCGCCCGCTACGCCGCGCTGGCCGCCGAATACCGCGACGCCGGTTGA
- the phaC gene encoding class I poly(R)-hydroxyalkanoic acid synthase, with protein sequence MADDNATQQTIPDPVAIAQTVAKIAERSQKIVVDFMQRQNGQSGGQFGMSDPLNVAGAFVEMTTQMMANPAKLVKAQIDLWQTYVDLWTNSAKRMMGHETEPLIMPERGDRRFKHSDWDDNALFDFVKQSYLLTARWMQSTVRSVDGLDDKTAKKVDFYTRQFVDAMAPSNFVVTNPEVLRTTVESGGDNLLKGLDNLLRDLERGKGQLHIKMTESDVFKLGENIAVTPGKVVYPNDFLQLLQYQPTTEKVFKKPLLIIPPWINKYYILDLQPKNSFIKWAVDQGHTVFVVSWVNPDREMAQQSFEHYMLDGPLAALGAIEKATGEKSVNVIGYCLGGTLLACALAYMKAKGDKRVASATFFTTMIDFSEPGELGVFIDEEQLATLEERMAQRGFLEGHEMATTFNMLRANDLIWTFVVNNYLMGKDPFPFDLLHWNSDSTRMPAAMHSFYLRNMYQENRLVVPGGITLDGVPIDLSTVDTPSFFLSTREDHIAPWTSTFAATNLFAGPVRFCLAASGHIAGVINPPGANKYSYWTASRAAKTAETWLRNAAETPGSWWPEWQKWIEKQAGPLVAARKPGDGKLKPIEDAPGSYVRVLAQD encoded by the coding sequence ATGGCCGACGACAACGCGACGCAGCAGACGATTCCCGATCCGGTGGCGATCGCCCAGACCGTCGCGAAGATCGCCGAGCGCAGCCAGAAGATCGTCGTCGACTTCATGCAGCGGCAGAACGGCCAGTCCGGCGGCCAGTTCGGCATGTCCGACCCGCTGAACGTCGCCGGCGCCTTCGTCGAGATGACCACCCAGATGATGGCCAACCCGGCCAAGCTGGTGAAGGCGCAGATCGACCTGTGGCAGACCTATGTCGACCTGTGGACCAACTCGGCCAAGCGGATGATGGGCCACGAGACCGAGCCGCTGATCATGCCGGAGCGCGGCGACCGCCGCTTCAAGCACTCGGACTGGGACGACAACGCCCTGTTCGACTTCGTCAAGCAGAGCTACCTGCTGACCGCGCGCTGGATGCAGTCGACCGTGCGCAGCGTCGACGGTCTCGACGACAAGACCGCCAAGAAGGTCGATTTCTACACCCGCCAGTTCGTCGATGCGATGGCACCGTCGAACTTCGTCGTCACCAACCCCGAGGTTCTTCGCACGACGGTTGAAAGCGGTGGCGACAACCTGTTGAAAGGGTTGGATAACCTGCTGCGCGATCTGGAGCGCGGCAAGGGCCAGCTCCACATCAAGATGACCGAGAGCGACGTGTTCAAGCTGGGCGAGAACATCGCCGTGACGCCCGGCAAGGTCGTCTACCCGAACGATTTCCTGCAGCTGCTGCAGTACCAGCCGACCACCGAGAAGGTGTTCAAGAAGCCGCTGCTGATCATCCCGCCGTGGATCAACAAGTACTACATCCTCGACCTGCAGCCGAAGAACTCGTTCATCAAGTGGGCGGTCGACCAGGGCCACACCGTGTTCGTCGTGTCCTGGGTCAACCCGGACCGCGAGATGGCGCAGCAGAGCTTCGAGCACTACATGCTGGACGGGCCGCTGGCCGCGCTGGGCGCGATCGAGAAGGCGACCGGCGAGAAGAGCGTCAACGTCATCGGCTATTGCCTGGGCGGCACCCTGCTGGCCTGCGCCCTGGCCTACATGAAGGCGAAGGGCGACAAGCGGGTGGCCAGCGCCACCTTCTTCACCACGATGATCGACTTCTCCGAGCCCGGCGAGCTCGGCGTGTTCATCGACGAGGAGCAGCTGGCGACGCTGGAGGAGCGGATGGCCCAGCGCGGCTTCCTGGAGGGCCACGAGATGGCCACCACCTTCAACATGCTGCGCGCCAACGACCTGATCTGGACCTTCGTGGTCAACAACTACCTGATGGGCAAGGACCCGTTCCCCTTCGACCTGCTGCACTGGAACTCGGATTCCACGCGGATGCCGGCCGCGATGCACAGCTTCTACCTGCGCAACATGTACCAGGAGAACCGGCTGGTGGTGCCCGGCGGCATCACGCTGGACGGCGTGCCGATCGACCTGTCGACCGTGGACACGCCCAGCTTCTTCCTGTCGACGCGCGAGGACCATATCGCGCCGTGGACCTCGACCTTCGCCGCCACCAACCTGTTCGCCGGCCCGGTCAGGTTCTGCCTGGCCGCGTCGGGCCACATCGCCGGCGTGATCAACCCGCCGGGCGCCAACAAATACTCCTACTGGACCGCCAGCCGCGCCGCGAAGACGGCGGAGACCTGGCTGCGCAACGCCGCCGAGACGCCGGGCAGCTGGTGGCCGGAATGGCAGAAGTGGATCGAGAAGCAGGCCGGACCGCTGGTCGCCGCCCGCAAGCCGGGCGACGGCAAGCTGAAGCCGATCGAGGACGCGCCCGGCAGCTACGTCCGCGTGCTGGCGCAGGACTGA
- a CDS encoding OmpA family protein, protein MRNATRAGAALAIALLATGCSDWFSSDEALYTGPSGVTLRADETFPSLATVPNRPDTQSTEAERTAALAEQRPLAPTVTGSATPPAVPAAQASLATAVAQPIAQPIAQPIAPQLPQGPVLVATINFVLGSDNLDGRDRGVLRDVVTLIGQTGRTVTVVGHASSRTAVMDPNRARAINYDLSVRRATAVARALVSLGAPADRVLVYAVGDAQPVFHEWMETGEVGNQRAELYLN, encoded by the coding sequence ATGCGAAATGCCACCAGGGCCGGGGCCGCGCTCGCGATCGCCTTGCTGGCGACCGGGTGCAGCGACTGGTTCAGCAGCGACGAGGCGCTCTATACCGGGCCCAGCGGGGTGACGCTGCGGGCGGACGAGACCTTCCCCAGCCTGGCCACGGTGCCGAACCGCCCGGACACCCAGTCGACGGAGGCCGAGCGCACGGCGGCGCTGGCCGAGCAGCGGCCGCTGGCGCCGACCGTCACCGGCAGCGCGACGCCGCCGGCGGTACCGGCCGCGCAGGCGTCGCTGGCGACGGCGGTCGCCCAGCCGATTGCACAGCCGATCGCCCAACCGATCGCACCCCAGCTGCCGCAGGGGCCGGTGCTGGTCGCCACCATCAACTTCGTGCTGGGGTCCGACAACCTGGACGGTCGCGACCGCGGCGTGCTGCGCGACGTGGTCACCCTGATCGGCCAGACCGGCCGCACGGTGACCGTGGTCGGCCATGCCAGTTCGCGCACCGCGGTGATGGACCCGAACCGGGCGCGGGCGATCAACTACGACCTCTCGGTCCGGCGGGCGACGGCGGTGGCGCGTGCGCTCGTCAGCCTGGGCGCGCCGGCCGACCGCGTGCTGGTCTATGCCGTCGGCGACGCCCAGCCGGTGTTCCACGAATGGATGGAGACCGGCGAGGTCGGCAACCAGCGGGCCGAGCTCTACCTGAACTAG
- a CDS encoding homoserine dehydrogenase: MTQPLRIGLAGLGTVGVGVVRMLQAHGDAIAARAGRPLQVVAVSARSRGRDRGVDISGYRWVDDPVSLARDDGIDAVVELIGGADGPALALAETALKARRGVVTANKAMIAEHGNALARLAEANGAPLAFEAAVAGGIPIVKALREGLAGNRIERVYGILNGTCNYILTTMRETGRAFGAVLEEAQKLGYAEADPTFDVDGIDAAHKLSILASIAFGTEIDFAGVHIEGIRHVSPVDIAFADELGFRIKLIGSARRTGYGVEQRVHPCMVPLAAPIAHVDGVFTAVVAQGDFVDDSVYTGRGAGAGPTASAVVADLIDLAAGRRAPMLGVPADRLAPAKRSPMEHHVGAYYVRLMVRDRPGVIAAVSAILRDAAISMEAIIQRGRAPDSIVPVVMTTHESEEAAMRAALAAIDGLEAMAEPARMIRIEAL, from the coding sequence ATGACCCAGCCGCTGCGGATCGGGCTGGCCGGCCTCGGCACGGTCGGCGTCGGCGTCGTCAGGATGCTGCAGGCGCACGGCGACGCCATCGCCGCGCGCGCCGGGCGGCCGCTGCAGGTGGTCGCCGTCAGCGCGCGCAGCCGCGGCCGCGACCGCGGCGTCGACATCTCCGGCTATCGCTGGGTCGACGACCCGGTCTCGCTGGCACGCGACGACGGCATCGACGCGGTGGTCGAGCTGATCGGCGGCGCCGACGGCCCGGCACTGGCGCTGGCCGAGACCGCGCTGAAGGCGCGTCGCGGCGTGGTCACCGCCAACAAGGCGATGATCGCCGAGCACGGCAACGCGCTCGCCCGGCTGGCCGAGGCCAACGGTGCGCCGCTGGCGTTCGAGGCGGCGGTCGCCGGCGGCATCCCCATCGTCAAGGCGCTGCGCGAGGGCCTGGCCGGCAACCGCATCGAGCGCGTCTACGGCATCCTCAACGGCACCTGCAACTACATCCTGACCACGATGCGCGAGACCGGCCGCGCCTTCGGCGCCGTGCTGGAGGAGGCGCAGAAGCTGGGCTATGCCGAGGCCGACCCGACCTTCGACGTCGACGGCATCGACGCGGCCCACAAGCTGTCGATCCTGGCCAGCATCGCCTTCGGCACCGAGATCGACTTCGCCGGCGTGCACATCGAGGGCATCCGCCACGTCTCGCCGGTCGATATCGCCTTCGCCGACGAGCTCGGCTTCCGCATCAAGCTGATCGGCAGCGCGCGCCGCACCGGCTATGGCGTCGAGCAGCGCGTGCATCCGTGCATGGTGCCGCTGGCCGCGCCGATCGCCCATGTCGACGGCGTGTTCACCGCCGTGGTGGCCCAGGGCGACTTCGTCGACGACAGCGTCTACACCGGCCGCGGCGCCGGCGCCGGGCCGACCGCCTCGGCCGTGGTCGCCGACCTGATCGACCTCGCCGCCGGCCGGCGCGCGCCGATGCTGGGGGTGCCGGCCGACCGGCTGGCGCCGGCGAAGCGCTCGCCGATGGAGCACCATGTCGGCGCCTACTACGTGCGGCTGATGGTGCGCGACCGCCCCGGCGTGATCGCCGCGGTCTCCGCCATCCTGCGCGACGCGGCGATCAGCATGGAGGCGATCATCCAGCGCGGCCGCGCGCCGGACAGCATCGTGCCGGTGGTGATGACCACCCACGAATCGGAGGAGGCGGCGATGCGCGCGGCGCTGGCCGCGATCGACGGCCTGGAGGCGATGGCCGAGCCCGCCCGGATGATTCGCATAGAGGCTTTGTAA